One Methanobacterium sp. genomic region harbors:
- a CDS encoding DNA-directed DNA polymerase II small subunit produces MSDDIILKFTNANILINDKAYERIITQENSIKFTESLIEDIVYSNQNIIVLTEEILDQYLEKNGLKEEINNEIIPENVDINPPVSQSKFQTGMPFDFHVIQDTTKKSYTSGEVKDFITYFNSRYEQLRNILNKRRELKDHRPINRIGKSEEVIKIIGMVNDIKNTKNSHKIIELEDETGSTSVLVHNESGQLYEKAEKIVRDEVIGIIGSKKGTLVIASDIIQPGVPRIAEKPMDFGAVFISDVHIGSSTFLEDAFNRFIKWINGDFGDDNQQEIANDVKYLVLGGDTVDGIGIYPNQEKELTIKDIYEQYDEAARLLGDIRSDIKIVISPGNHDAVRLAEPQPALPETYAKSLYELKNAEFVSNPGVVSLDGINTLIYHGRSFDDMAMSVKGFSHQRTDLVMTELIEKRHLAPIYGERTPLASEYEDHLVIKEVPDIFHTGHVHINAYKRHKGIHLINSGTFQSQTEFQKIYNIVPTCAEVPVIHRGSFKLLKFA; encoded by the coding sequence ATGAGCGATGATATCATTTTAAAGTTCACCAATGCCAACATTTTGATAAACGATAAAGCATATGAACGCATAATAACTCAAGAAAATTCAATTAAATTCACAGAATCATTAATAGAAGATATAGTGTACTCAAATCAGAATATAATTGTTTTAACTGAAGAAATTCTGGATCAATACCTGGAAAAAAATGGTTTAAAAGAAGAAATAAATAACGAAATTATCCCAGAGAATGTGGATATAAACCCCCCTGTTTCCCAGAGTAAATTCCAAACTGGAATGCCCTTTGATTTTCACGTGATTCAGGACACCACTAAGAAATCATATACAAGCGGGGAAGTTAAGGACTTTATTACTTATTTTAACAGCAGATATGAACAATTACGTAATATTTTAAATAAAAGAAGGGAATTAAAGGATCACCGCCCTATTAATAGAATAGGAAAGAGTGAAGAGGTCATCAAAATAATAGGAATGGTAAATGACATCAAAAACACCAAAAACAGCCATAAAATAATAGAATTAGAGGATGAGACTGGAAGTACTAGTGTTCTTGTACATAACGAAAGCGGTCAACTCTATGAAAAAGCTGAGAAAATTGTAAGAGATGAAGTTATTGGTATAATTGGAAGTAAAAAAGGAACATTAGTAATAGCCTCAGATATTATACAGCCAGGAGTTCCAAGAATCGCTGAAAAACCCATGGATTTTGGAGCAGTTTTTATTTCTGATGTCCACATAGGTAGTTCTACTTTTCTTGAAGATGCATTTAATAGATTCATAAAATGGATAAACGGAGATTTTGGTGATGATAACCAGCAAGAAATCGCTAACGATGTTAAATATCTAGTTTTAGGCGGAGATACAGTTGATGGAATTGGTATATACCCCAACCAGGAAAAAGAGCTCACTATAAAAGATATTTATGAACAGTACGACGAAGCTGCAAGACTTCTTGGAGATATCCGAAGTGACATTAAAATAGTAATATCCCCCGGAAACCACGATGCAGTAAGATTAGCCGAACCACAACCTGCCCTTCCAGAAACATACGCCAAGTCCCTTTACGAGCTTAAAAATGCAGAATTTGTAAGTAATCCCGGAGTTGTAAGTTTAGATGGGATTAATACACTTATATATCATGGAAGAAGCTTCGATGATATGGCGATGTCTGTCAAAGGGTTTTCCCACCAGCGGACAGATTTGGTAATGACTGAACTTATAGAAAAAAGGCATTTAGCACCCATATATGGGGAAAGAACCCCTCTTGCATCGGAATATGAAGATCATCTCGTCATAAAAGAAGTTCCAGATATATTCCATACAGGGCATGTGCATATTAATGCATATAAACGGCATAAAGGTATCCACCTGATAAATTCAGGAACCTTCCAGTCCCAGACAGAGTTTCAGAAAATTTACAACATCGTGCCAACATGTGCAGAAGTCCCAGTGATACATAGAGGCTCATTTAAACTCTTAAAATTTGCTTAA
- a CDS encoding class II aldolase/adducin family protein, which translates to MDKNLIIKGLVDTSHYVYKKGLVPGKSGNISCRFYEEGISKIAITRSGIAKRNVEADDIIIIDMDGNVLEGDKKPSMETFLHLGIYRERDDINSIVHSHSPFATGFSMSGKKLKRLEGFGPIETPYIPYVKYAAPGSEELAKDTAFMMKDNDAVVLKNHGTVAAGVNLDEATLLAEFIEDIAKIQYIAHTLSLNSDTSV; encoded by the coding sequence ATGGATAAAAACCTAATTATAAAAGGATTAGTTGATACTTCACATTATGTTTACAAAAAAGGCCTTGTACCCGGAAAATCTGGAAATATAAGCTGTAGATTTTATGAAGAAGGAATATCAAAAATTGCAATTACAAGAAGCGGTATTGCCAAAAGAAACGTAGAAGCAGATGATATTATCATAATAGATATGGATGGAAATGTACTTGAGGGAGATAAAAAACCATCTATGGAAACTTTTCTGCATCTTGGAATCTACAGGGAAAGAGATGACATAAACAGTATTGTACATTCACATTCGCCATTTGCAACTGGTTTTTCAATGTCAGGTAAAAAATTAAAAAGATTAGAAGGATTTGGACCCATTGAAACTCCTTATATCCCATATGTGAAGTATGCAGCACCCGGAAGCGAAGAACTTGCTAAAGACACTGCTTTCATGATGAAAGACAACGATGCAGTGGTACTGAAAAACCATGGAACAGTTGCTGCAGGTGTCAATCTTGATGAAGCAACTCTTCTTGCTGAATTTATAGAAGATATTGCTAAAATACAGTATATCGCACACACTTTAAGCTTAAATTCTGATACATCAGTCTAA
- a CDS encoding UPF0147 family protein, which yields MNEEAFDRVNQILQHIMEDTSVPRNIRRAAEESKDILAKDAEEPTVRASTVISILDEISNDPNIPIHARTLIWNILSELESVRD from the coding sequence ATGAATGAAGAGGCATTTGATCGTGTTAATCAGATATTACAACATATAATGGAAGATACAAGCGTTCCTAGAAATATTAGGAGGGCAGCAGAGGAATCTAAGGATATATTGGCAAAAGATGCGGAAGAGCCTACTGTTCGTGCAAGTACTGTAATTTCAATACTTGATGAAATTAGTAATGATCCAAACATCCCAATACATGCGAGAACCCTTATATGGAATATTTTAAGCGAACTAGAGTCTGTTAGAGACTGA
- a CDS encoding cobalt-precorrin 5A hydrolase, with the protein MKIAIITITKDSQDLASKILENLAEDPTITGVDIFHKNVKKTLQSVFSKYDCIIGIMASGIMVRNICGLLESKLEDPAVLVMDDAGKHVISLLSGHFGGANEITKKIAEITCADPVITTATDVHGKLGIDSLAKKYYLDIKNQGGIKSINSALVRDEFPELFVPLRLSFISDDPQVKSSYNLVESGENNLKVLFEDTEIILKPKKFVVGVGARRDISKQKVEGAITSAMSTLKLPVARIDVISTGEMKRNEKGIIEAVSEFNMPLEIVPLDKLKNFNYDGYSKSSFVKKKFGIYGVCEPVALIAAGKNSRLVLKKTSFNGVTISIAVVSNG; encoded by the coding sequence TTGAAAATTGCAATAATCACCATAACCAAGGATTCTCAGGATCTTGCATCTAAAATCCTGGAAAATCTTGCAGAGGATCCTACAATAACCGGCGTTGATATATTCCACAAAAACGTTAAAAAGACATTACAATCTGTATTCAGCAAATATGACTGTATAATTGGCATAATGGCATCTGGAATTATGGTAAGAAATATTTGCGGATTACTTGAAAGTAAACTGGAAGATCCTGCAGTCCTGGTCATGGACGACGCTGGAAAACATGTTATAAGCTTACTTTCAGGTCATTTTGGTGGTGCCAATGAAATTACAAAGAAAATTGCAGAAATTACCTGCGCAGACCCGGTTATAACAACAGCTACAGATGTACATGGTAAATTAGGGATAGATTCACTTGCAAAAAAATATTATCTGGATATTAAAAATCAGGGAGGAATAAAAAGTATAAATTCTGCTTTAGTCAGAGATGAATTTCCTGAACTATTTGTTCCGTTAAGGCTTAGCTTTATTTCAGATGATCCTCAGGTTAAATCTTCTTACAATTTGGTTGAATCTGGTGAAAATAATTTAAAAGTATTATTTGAAGATACTGAAATTATTTTAAAACCTAAAAAATTCGTGGTTGGTGTAGGTGCACGAAGGGACATTTCAAAACAAAAGGTTGAAGGTGCAATTACAAGTGCAATGAGTACTCTTAAATTACCAGTTGCAAGAATTGATGTGATTTCAACAGGTGAAATGAAAAGGAATGAGAAGGGAATAATTGAAGCAGTTTCTGAATTTAACATGCCCCTTGAAATAGTTCCTTTAGATAAATTAAAAAATTTTAACTATGATGGATATTCAAAATCATCATTTGTTAAGAAAAAATTTGGTATTTATGGAGTTTGTGAGCCAGTTGCGTTAATAGCAGCTGGAAAGAATTCTAGACTTGTATTGAAGAAAACGTCATTTAATGGCGTTACTATATCTATTGCTGTGGTTTCTAACGGCTAA